The Manduca sexta isolate Smith_Timp_Sample1 chromosome 9, JHU_Msex_v1.0, whole genome shotgun sequence genome segment gagggattaggccttagtccaccacgctggcctagtgcggattggtagacttcacacaccttcgaaattcctatagagaacttctcagatgtgcaggtttcctcacgatgttttccttcaccgttaaagtgaacgataaattcccaaagaatacacacatgatttttttagaaaagtcagaggtgtgtgtgtgCTTTTGGTGTGCTTTTGGTatttgatcctgcggacattcgtctcggcagtccgttccacacccaactaggctatcgtcgctttttggGGGTCAGTCGCCTCGAGGAAACCAGTCCGCCAAGCTGGTCTAATTTGGCAAGTGTGGAGCAAAGTAATTGATAAGAAACATGTTAACTTACATAAATTTACAAGATATAATTCGTCACTCGGGGTATCCCTGATAGACTATGAGTCATAGTATGACTTGGAAAACAGTTAGTAAATCGTGTGATGGAATCTTCGAATGTGACAATTATAGACACTATTTTTTCACCTACCTATATTTCTAAACtgttatataaagttgaagattttgtttgtttgtttaacgtgctaatctcagtaCTACtggttctaatttaaaaaaatatttattgttggataacccatttattgaggaaggttATAagtataggctatataacattaggctatgaccaatagaagcggttGCAGAAACGGGGAAGATTTATTCTCGTGGGCTGGTTAACCGTTATAGTTACGCatcaaatatattgtatgacgaaattattcctgttaaaaagttcaaaaaaatattttaaaacaaataggaAAAAAACATGACATGATACCTATTTAATTGTTAAAGCATTTATTGTTTAGGCGATTGGAATTTCTCCACTGCTAAGTCGAGCAATCGCTTTATTTAAcgctgtaaattataataataatattagtaggctTATCAATATGTTTcaccaattttaaattaatattatttcctttCCGAGAGTATGATGTAATTTAATCCAACGGgaataaatttctaaaacacataacataatataagaactagTAAGCAAAACCCCCTAATGTAAGCTACACGAATCAGCACGtgaaagttaaaaaaaagcagatataattttaacactATGGGGGATTAATTAGTttccacaattttattttatcggactttctgttaataatatatttttaaaaacacctgcattaaaaatatcatagaaAATAGTTGAACTACAAAAATGAAACGttacctttttaataaaattttgaaaacaatgcACTATTGACACTCCCACTTTAACACACACTTCTGAGGTAAATGTGTGTAATAGATAATGAACGTTTTATAAATATGCAAGATCCAACGACCTTGCTTCCTTGGGCAGTGCTGTAcggtacaaaaataatacagtttGAAGTTATGGAATCTCGTTCGATTTTcgaatatgttttgttttcggCTCCTATAGGTATGTCATGTTCATCGCCTTCTTGATTGAGTTGGAACTatgtctttaataatattttaaaatgggtTAAGATAATTACAGAATTTCTAATGGTAATTGTCGATCCCTATATCGGACATTTCGGGTGGAATTTTCTTAGtcctttttatctcggaaaaatatttttttttgaaaaaactttttcatgtgGACTGAGTGCAGGCAAAAGTTAACGTATAAGACTTGTCAACATTAACGATGGTGATGGATATTCcatcacatataaatatatattatattaataaatatctaaacaaaTGTATAATAACTATAGTTATCTACCTGAAGTGGAAActacaaaattgtgtcgaccaACTTTATGCTTCATCGTGCATAACatgtatataagtacataataacaATTGAAATGCTATATTGACACATGATCAGCGTTGATCCTCGACAGTAGCTGAACAGGATCTCGTTACATATAATTGGGTACAATTACAATTACCATTACTATTAAACagaattttaatagtattcGACCAACAACTTTCTATGGATTACAATGAatctagtttttaaattttatcgcagttttaatattttaattttctgtcaACATTTCgtaaactttgcagccttcgtggtcactggaggactgaggtgttgtgcatcatattttataatgtctaacattcgcataaacataaaaaaacgttGTATGGCATTGAAATGCGCTCGTGATccttataagtaataataaagacGACCTGCCACCCCAAACGTAGGCaggtttagtatttttttatgcgaACACAGCAATGtaacttcactgcacctgatggtgagtggagtaggatccaatacagtatcgactgacgaatgatgattacccctcgtcagtcgacacaattattatcGTTGTGGAggtattaaaacaacaaaaatgcgCATTGattctaagatgtttttattacatagatacgttgtccgagctcaatactggcaagacgaaggtaaggtaattgcccgacttaacggccaatgagcgtgcagcactaacgttgttacgttaCTGTCGATGTATTTATATCCTtctctaacgaatgtatgctacATCTTTTTagtccttcttcgagccaatttataattatatgtacaggtacgtgaatatagcaaatagtgcgccgtttttatgtgccattttgttagtgtatgacgcgtctatttgtaaaacgtcattgcattGATTGGCAATCATATTTGAAAAAAGTTACAGAACAGTTTGAACCTCCCTACTCCCCCGGCTACGCCCCATGCTCATGCTAGCTCTTTTGTTTTCACAGAGAAAGCGCTGTTCCTATCACTACTACCCACCTTTTGGCGACGACTTAATGATATGTCAGGGTTACTGGCGCtacgatattttaaaataactgcaTGTAAACCAGAAGTAAGCTGGACTAAACTCTTCTTCGATATTATCAAGGAAGTAGATCTATTCTAGATATGTTGTgttgtatgtatattaattttgtattcaatCTTCCGCATctgctattaaataaaaataaatagttaaggcgatacctcaaggtccattttcatacattttgtttcggctttaatctgggtaactaaacaagtattggcaagtaaagaatttaaattcacgtctagttagtgattagttctcgcagttgaaagaaaaacgtaaaaataattaataatcatggatatttcggcctttaaaatttaatatgacgaaattttaaaggcagaaatatccatgattattaattatatttacatttttctttcaactgcgagaactaatcactaactagacgtgaatttaaattctttacttgccaatacttgtttagttacccagattaaagccgaaacaaaatgtatgaaaatggaccttgaggtatcgccttaatgtaaTACTAAAGTTTCGTACCGAGTAACACTGTCAGACTGTTATCTTTTCACTTTTACCTATACTCGTGTAAGActatttcagtaaattttcTCGAGATCAATGTTAATTTGTGTTGAGTATGAACCGAATCtgtaagtacagtcagccacaaaagtagctgagcAATGTCAAAACTTTAAAAGGCTACACATtaaattcaatcaaaatattctttttctttatctaaaacaaagtaaacgctttgaagtttttttaatgaaaaaaaaactttttttaagcGATGTCAAGAGTTTAAAGCGATTTGGAATTCTGATTTGttaagctacttttgtggctgacagTACTTACATTGTGCCAAATGTACTTATATAGATCTCGTCTATTTGGCATAACTGGGCCCATTTAATGTTGTGTAGAcacgtttaaaaagtttttaaactaAGAAGAATATCATTCttaaaatttcataacattTGGAAACGAAATGGGAGTTAGATTATTTTTGTACTCGTTTAtgaattagatttatttaatgcGAGTCTACATCATCATTATTCGTCCCAAATCTGGAATCTTCGGTCTGCCCTAAATGGGGATATcctgatttttattaaaataatattttgagcCTCCTATACTAAAGGATTTACTCCTTATACCATTTAAAAAGGTAtagtttgattaaaaatatgtcaattaaattgtaattctgCAAAATATTTACAGCTGCTGGTTAACTATTTCCATGGTACTTGTTTTTTCTgtgtatatttttctaatgGAAACCAACAATTAACGCTGACAATCGTCTATAAGTTACACTTAATACTTCATATATCAACGTTTGAAAGGctacttattttgaaaaaatttaactCGGTGTttcgcgccgctatcctagtcgatgacatcggacgtttccggaagtattcggctgcgcgttcagacaggcagaagAGAAgttaacaaagagaattataatatatatagaaaaatatacatatgcCACGCGGCTACTATTCTATtattccatatatattataattctctttgtattATTCTTTGTGGTTCCACATAGtcaaaaaatgacaaaaattttattctgtaattatttttgctaatataatatttaatactgtaaaaagatCGTTAAACatatgttaaaaaaacgtagaaaaagtgctgatttcaAAAGAATATCGCTTAAgccaattagcctttcaatcatcgatattattataacgtagAAGAGAAAATATGTAGTTTATTGTTATAGGTtgttacataacataaacatacataacatcacgcattttatccccgaaggggtatgcagaggtgtaactagggcacccacttttcgccaactatgttccgtcccatgatgtgatagggggcgagcctatcgccatatcgggcacaaattcgagactccgggctgatactgagcagaaaaacccaaatatcactttgcccgacccgggattcgaacccaggacctcagagcgctattgtaccggacgtgcaatacaactacgccaccgaggcagtcagagtTATAGGTTGTTACTTATATGTAATTTGCTCTACATTGTAAATAATGTgccagcctcggtggcgtagttgtattgcggtacaACCATTGGGTACAACTGCTGTGCTTTCtcaggtttttctactcagtatcagcccggagttgtCAACTTATTGCTGAGATATTTCAGTATGGTTTCAGCAACTCTCGGTTTTATAGTTGTATACTTACTAGAGTTTTCCACAACACGTTCAAAGCGTTTGCGCGGCGCCTAAATCTATCTTATTGGAACACTGTAACCTTTTATTTTGTGAGGCCTTATTTTTATCGGTAGGACGATTTTTGGATtcgacataaaaaattaaaattgaagtcTCAAACTGTTTATGAGAACAAATGTAACAAACCACGTTAAGCTGATGGCATTGTGGATACttcaggattttttttattcatagtatAGAATACTAATATGATTTACCGTTGAGTAACTTACGCGCGCCATAAAGCATTTCTAATAGTGTAATCCTGTATATATAGTTTCGTCTACAGAAACGTCACACGGAAGGGTTACAGAGAagttaatagtaaaaataaaacagcaatttaattgcaatattttaataggaattaaaatattaacaatatatacaACGAtgcgataatattaaatattattatctaagattgTATAATCTTTTCTACCAAACGACGACCATCATCAGAATTATTCCGCCCACTGATTACCGGCCGATGCCTCTAATAGATGCCTctgtgttgttttttattacatactccCGTTCTTTCTCGGCTTTACTCTAAGATTGTAGCCATCTGCAAACTTGACTGATATAGCTACATGCAGCTTCAAGTCTTCTATAGCCCCTTGTGCCTCTAAGTTCACCCGCCTCAGTACTTTCACCACTAAAGTCTTGATCAGCGCTGTTGCATATACTCGACCTGGAATTATTGGTTAATTAATTTCTATCGCCAATATGTTCACTGCTGAACTTGGGCCTCTCTTAAAGATTTCTACTAACTTGTTTGGAAGTCATTTGCACAAAAAGTGTCTACTCTGCTCCTTGGAGCAAAGCATATTGCTGAGCTGGGGCCTGATTGTGGCTGCAATATCTCACAAATGGATATGTACTTGTCTATTGCCTATGTATATCTTAAGTTATACTGTGTGTTAATTGTAGCCaacataaacttttttatctatttatctaTCTATCAATGTACTAAATTGTTGGGAAGTGGTTGACACAAAGATAAGCAAAGGCAACAGAGCTAAGCAAGCCTccgttacaatattaataaagctCATTTTCGTTTTGTTGAAAGTATAGAGAACGCAACGGATGCTAAAGCTCGGCTCGAAGTACTTAGGGCCGTAATAGTTACAAATCAGTTTCGCTCTGTAGTGTCATATCAGCTGAGATGGTGTTAAAATAAGGCCAGCATCATAAGATAgtcactatttaataaacattggTGTCTCTCTACgtgatcgaatcagaaatgaggagatccgtagaagaacgaatgtcaccgacatagcccgtcggattagcaagctaaagtggcagtgggctggacaacaacaaacaaaaaacaagtacagtcagccacaaaactaGCTGAAcgagtaaagaaaaataaatcgtttttaatattttgtgtcaACAAtcgatttttattcattaaaacaaacttcaaaggtataaactttatttaagacaaaaaaaaaatatttccattgaaGTTGATGTGTAAAAACTAAAAGCGTTATGAAATTtcgaatttattcagctacttttgtgtctgactgtacataaCGTACCTAAACAATCCATAGCACCTAAACTAAACGGTATGAAGGCATTGGGATCCCGTGTCTTCACGTTCTCAGGTAGGAACCGTTCAGGCTTCACTTTGAGTGGCTCGTCCCAATGTCGCGGGTCGCGGTGCACCTCATGTATCGGAATCACTAATGATGTGCCAACTGGTAATGTGATTTTacctgataataataaagatgcTTTTTGCATTTGCATGGCAGTGATCATTGCACGTGATGCTAGATGGAGTGGAGTTCATAGACACGGCAGTGACCATTTCTCCTGATGCTAAATGGAGGGGAGttgatagatttaaaaatatatagaatgtgCGGCTTGCTGGTTTCATCACATAACACAGCGAGACAAGATATTGGCCTTCTTGGTAAGATATCGTTTATCattacccataaacagtaggattACTATCCGAACTTTGGATTACCAAGCACTGTATGGAAGATACTTGACTGCAATCCTCATTCAGAGCCATTACAGTTACTGGCCAGTAATTACAGTAGCTGCAATCTCCAATAAGGACACAAGAGTTCTTGCATGATGAAGCTTGGTGGTAAAAATGCACTGGTAGTTAATTTCACTGGTgtaaggtctctcatatgtgagtgtccgcctgggtaggtaccaccgcaatgtctattactgccgccaagcagcagtgtattgtcactgttgtgttttacgttgaaagaacattgtagccaggaTAACCacttgacataataagacttaacatatcatgtctccaaatggcgagcgcagtggaataccaagcaatactttgcaattcaaagtgttggatggtgtttctactgtttatgggcggtcgtatcgtttaccatctggcgaacggcaaactcgtctttttcaaagcaataaaaaacatactacttACCATCATTTATACTAATTTCCTCCTCTACCGTCCTTTGTATGAAAGCTGCAATAGAGAGATATCTCAAAACCTCTTTATACACCATGTCTAGATTATTCAAACTTTTCAGATCGTCGTTTGAGACATGGCTGTCGTCTACACCCAGAACTTCGATTATTTCATTGTAAACTTTTTCCTGAAATCaaaaattctattaaatatCTTGATGTGGGAAATTACGTAGTAAGTACTTGAGGatgacatttattaaaattgacgtCAGTTATTTTGGCGAGGTTAGTTAAGAATTAgaaacgaatataaaaataagcattgaacgattattattgtaaataatattcaaataatgtaatgtcgtgTAGCCGGCTATATACGCGGTAAAAAGTCCTTCCTAGTTTCGTTTATAGATGTAAAGTGCTTATTTAAGTTATTAAGGCTAATTGTCAgcaatttgttataatattataatgttctatAACTGAAAAATTAGTCTGTAAgtctaaaatgaaataaataaaaatcacattctGGCAAATGAAGCCTATGCTtggaataaaaacaagttaGCGAATGATTTCATATGAAATAATACAGGTAAATATAAAGTAGTTGCCGCAATGCAGATTTTGGAAGTATTCTTTCATAACTTGACAAGCCATGTTCAATCGTATtctaaaatgataaaataattataaatcaaaccTGCCATTCCGGTAAATGTGCTAAGAACAACAACACTGCTGATGCGATTTTAGCAGAAGCTTCTTGACTCTGAAAATAAgtacgtattattattatttataactctcTGCAATTGTTTGTCATCAGAAAAAGAACTATCTAAGACAATACTAGCAGAGCGATGCTCGTTTGACGGTCAAACACTCGCCGATACGCTCAGCAATTATGCTCTACTACAGTGCAAGTAATCGCAGTCATTCACTGGCTATAGCGAAGGCAAAAACTATCGGAACTAAACACTTTCTTCTCGCTGCTTGTTCACTCATTTCTAGTTGCTAACTCTACTTGATCGTTGTTGGTGATGGGACGAGTGCCTAAAACTGCGGGACCATTAGGCAGCTCAATCCTTTGCGGCTGACTGCCGGCTAGCTAACTAACTATAAGCGTAACCTCGCAAGCTGCATACTATAATCATTGTATAACCATcactcttacttataaactttttttagcgttaagaggtaattaagaattgcttaaataccTGTCAATAATATCACCAGTTTCTTAGTTTAAACCTCATTccgaggcaagatggcgggttttgacttacagctgatcgactaaatttgtgttttaactaagtatagctttgccaattttttataagtaagactgcataTGTCTAATACGTTAACCTAAAATTATACCACACCTTACCGTCGTAAACAAACTAAATGTCTCCCATTTGATTTCTTGTTCGCTCAACTCTTTGGAAAGAATGTAACGATCGACGATACCCAGCGAATCGTCGTCAACAACTCCATTATTAGCGATCGCTTTTCTTCTTTTACTAACTATGTCTGCACTTAATTCATCTGTTATCTTTTTGAAATAGTTCTCTGTTCTTTGACGACCAGTCACCCAGCGAACCATAGGTATGTGATACCACCATTTTgtcatatttacaaatattgtgTCGTACATTCTgtagatgaaataaaaaaaaaaaatatttcagtcattcaatatttacaattttggtgttactgtttttaataagatatttttttatagattccATCAACGTTATTCGTCCTTTAACTCAACGCTATTTTTGATgacttaaatacatttttagatcACAAAAATCTgtctcataatatatttaactacgGCCTGTCGGTTTTAAACTAATCTTTTCAACCTAAACAGAGCTTTAAGATTTTCACCATGTACATTATGAGTATTTATAAGTATGGGTACGTACCCATAATTATAGATTACGAATATTTATGAAAGGATCGAGGGTAGTATGACCATACCGGTTCTCGATCTACCGTACTaatgaatatatgtatattataacgGGATGGCCCGTTCTAAGAGTTTCATTGCATTGAGTCCTATACAATATGGTTCTATATACCAAATACAAAGTTTTGTCATGTTTGGAAGTAAGTCTAACATAAGTCCCTGCACTGAAAATACATAGTGATactttcagcagtggacttcatctTCAGTCTGATGATAATCGCAGTAGGTTATGGAAAGCAGTGATGTTATCAGAAAAGCATCCACTAGGTTTGTCTTACGATATGTTAAGGGACTCGGTCCGG includes the following:
- the LOC115443293 gene encoding cytochrome P450 4g15 isoform X2, translated to MLDLVAELLNTYGEYCKFWLGPDLNIVVRNPADIRLLLTSNKVNEKGPLYEFMKPLVGPGILTGGPTWRNHRKIATPSYNKKAVHEFATLFNKEADILADILSKKDLNKTFNVYFDVVECTTQCVCQTLMGLSKKDTQNLKNLKEVVLLTQRMYDTIFVNMTKWWYHIPMVRWVTGRQRTENYFKKITDELSADIVSKRRKAIANNGVVDDDSLGIVDRYILSKELSEQEIKWETFSLFTTSQEASAKIASAVLLFLAHLPEWQEKVYNEIIEVLGVDDSHVSNDDLKSLNNLDMVYKEVLRYLSIAAFIQRTVEEEISINDGKITLPVGTSLVIPIHEVHRDPRHWDEPLKVKPERFLPENVKTRDPNAFIPFSLGAMDCLGRVYATALIKTLVVKVLRRVNLEAQGAIEDLKLHVAISVKFADGYNLRVKPRKNGSM
- the LOC115443293 gene encoding cytochrome P450 4g15 isoform X1, with the translated sequence MYWIPAFIILGISLYWHYWRRKHKRMLQLAELIPGPPAYPIIGNGLLFMLNTGEQMLDLVAELLNTYGEYCKFWLGPDLNIVVRNPADIRLLLTSNKVNEKGPLYEFMKPLVGPGILTGGPTWRNHRKIATPSYNKKAVHEFATLFNKEADILADILSKKDLNKTFNVYFDVVECTTQCVCQTLMGLSKKDTQNLKNLKEVVLLTQRMYDTIFVNMTKWWYHIPMVRWVTGRQRTENYFKKITDELSADIVSKRRKAIANNGVVDDDSLGIVDRYILSKELSEQEIKWETFSLFTTSQEASAKIASAVLLFLAHLPEWQEKVYNEIIEVLGVDDSHVSNDDLKSLNNLDMVYKEVLRYLSIAAFIQRTVEEEISINDGKITLPVGTSLVIPIHEVHRDPRHWDEPLKVKPERFLPENVKTRDPNAFIPFSLGAMDCLGRVYATALIKTLVVKVLRRVNLEAQGAIEDLKLHVAISVKFADGYNLRVKPRKNGSM